Proteins encoded within one genomic window of Alteribacter populi:
- a CDS encoding YrhC family protein, protein MSQKKIDVLKGKVTDYKRYAFVMLALSVFMFVGFLIPTETLAVENQPILMGMNVATLILAVIFHRKAMKIEKKLFEDEA, encoded by the coding sequence ATGTCACAAAAAAAAATAGACGTGTTAAAAGGAAAAGTTACAGATTATAAACGTTACGCTTTTGTTATGCTTGCATTAAGTGTTTTTATGTTCGTAGGCTTCCTTATTCCTACTGAAACACTAGCAGTGGAGAACCAGCCAATTTTAATGGGAATGAATGTTGCAACTCTCATTTTGGCTGTAATCTTTCACCGAAAAGCGATGAAAATAGAAAAGAAGCTTTTCGAGGATGAAGCATAG